In Francisella hispaniensis FSC454, a genomic segment contains:
- the wrbA gene encoding NAD(P)H:quinone oxidoreductase — protein MTMKNILILYYSQGGSTKKMAHTIAVGVEATGATATIRTVPNISAKTEQVEPLIPDNGDLYATKEDLANCDGLIVGSPAYFGNMASPLKYFLEIHSDLWFKGSLIGKPVGFFTAASGMHAGHESTLLSMMIPFIHHGCLIVGVPYSEQALEHTRTGGTPYGASHLNTFSPNKTMSDDEIKICKTLGKRVAEIANKLSC, from the coding sequence ATGACAATGAAAAACATACTAATACTATACTACAGCCAAGGTGGAAGTACAAAGAAAATGGCGCATACTATAGCCGTTGGAGTTGAAGCTACAGGAGCGACAGCAACTATCCGAACTGTGCCAAATATTTCAGCAAAAACTGAACAAGTTGAGCCTTTAATCCCAGATAATGGTGACCTCTATGCAACAAAAGAAGATTTGGCTAATTGTGATGGTCTAATAGTCGGAAGTCCTGCATATTTTGGTAATATGGCATCGCCACTTAAATACTTTCTAGAAATACATAGTGATTTATGGTTTAAAGGTAGCCTAATCGGTAAGCCAGTAGGTTTTTTCACAGCCGCATCAGGAATGCATGCTGGTCATGAGAGTACTCTATTATCAATGATGATTCCTTTTATTCATCATGGTTGCTTGATAGTTGGCGTACCATATAGTGAGCAAGCCTTAGAACATACTCGTACTGGCGGTACACCTTATGGAGCCTCACATTTAAACACATTCTCACCTAATAAAACTATGTCTGACGATGAGATAAAAATATGTAAAACACTAGGCAAACGCGTTGCTGAAATCGCTAATAAATTATCTTGCTAG
- a CDS encoding YhjD/YihY/BrkB family envelope integrity protein yields MFDIRLYKKYLLILKNYWIWVFKEYLRKDCPTVAASITLTSLFAIVPAFFIIINILDAFNAFSSLSESLQNFLFENMLPETATTVQQYITKISHKMTSLPITSVIVLLVVIFLMIKRLEITLNKIFYANRQRPMLQSLLVYWALMTMGPLLMGFVFISSTYLISMAWFVKDIGMEQYLLSGLSLIFLTAGFFVVYKILPNTKINSQIALLAAFLVAIVFTLAKKIFALYMFYVPTYSVIYGSLSLIPIFILWVFVTWQITLLGAVMIRAMQYMKVTLNFKKEVKRDDLSISVSMLKELHLAQKELKNGMSINDLYQKTSVADYDKIKKILYALEKANIIRITVQDICYLNCDVFDISLYKIYLAFNPTINFKTSSIRKINVIKSQLYKQLDIKLYECF; encoded by the coding sequence ATGTTTGATATCAGATTATACAAAAAATATTTGCTAATATTAAAAAACTATTGGATCTGGGTCTTTAAAGAATATCTCCGTAAAGACTGTCCCACAGTAGCTGCTTCAATAACTCTTACGAGTTTGTTTGCTATCGTACCAGCTTTTTTCATTATAATAAATATTTTAGATGCTTTTAATGCTTTTAGTTCGCTTTCTGAGAGTCTACAAAATTTTCTTTTTGAAAATATGCTTCCAGAGACAGCAACAACAGTTCAGCAGTATATCACAAAGATTTCTCATAAAATGACTTCTTTACCTATTACATCAGTTATAGTCTTACTTGTGGTGATCTTTTTGATGATAAAAAGACTAGAAATTACCCTAAATAAAATCTTTTATGCAAATAGGCAACGTCCCATGCTTCAAAGTTTATTGGTATACTGGGCACTAATGACAATGGGACCACTATTGATGGGATTTGTATTTATTTCAAGTACTTATCTTATATCTATGGCGTGGTTTGTTAAAGATATTGGCATGGAGCAATATCTCTTAAGTGGTTTATCGCTTATTTTCTTAACAGCGGGTTTTTTTGTTGTCTATAAAATATTACCTAATACAAAGATCAATTCACAAATTGCCTTATTAGCAGCATTTTTAGTCGCAATTGTATTTACTCTTGCTAAGAAGATCTTCGCTTTATATATGTTTTATGTCCCTACATATTCAGTAATCTATGGATCATTATCATTAATACCAATATTTATTCTTTGGGTTTTTGTTACATGGCAAATCACACTTTTAGGTGCGGTAATGATTCGTGCGATGCAGTATATGAAGGTAACTCTAAATTTTAAAAAAGAAGTAAAAAGAGATGATCTTAGTATAAGTGTTAGTATGCTTAAAGAGTTACACCTTGCGCAAAAAGAACTAAAAAATGGTATGAGTATTAATGATTTATACCAAAAAACTTCAGTAGCAGATTATGATAAGATTAAAAAAATTCTTTATGCCTTAGAAAAAGCTAATATCATTAGGATTACAGTCCAAGATATTTGCTACTTAAATTGCGATGTTTTTGATATAAGCTTATATAAAATTTACTTGGCTTTTAATCCTACAATTAATTTTAAAACTAGTTCTATTAGAAAAATTAATGTTATAAAATCTCAGCTATATAAACAACTTGATATAAAATTATACGAGTGTTTTTAA
- the pnuC gene encoding nicotinamide riboside transporter PnuC produces MLFETLDYSGLVINVLYTIYLARLKVWSWSLGIVGAILLLFLFAIKGTYSLVLLQFVYVIFFSYGWYKWYTQGVDGEHKTVKWMKFADYIRYLVYVIVLCIFSIGFNYITASTDIISTGILTGITFTAIIMTIEKFMENWIVWIISDLYFVVVMYQQQLYGQVVQNFIFFITAVYGFYYWYMNTKVVETEK; encoded by the coding sequence ATGTTGTTTGAGACTCTTGATTATTCTGGATTAGTTATAAATGTCTTATATACTATCTACTTGGCTAGATTAAAAGTATGGTCTTGGTCATTGGGTATAGTTGGAGCCATACTGCTATTGTTTCTATTTGCAATTAAAGGTACTTACTCGTTAGTACTATTGCAATTTGTTTATGTGATATTTTTCAGTTATGGTTGGTATAAATGGTATACCCAAGGTGTTGATGGAGAACATAAAACTGTTAAGTGGATGAAGTTTGCTGATTACATTCGTTATTTAGTTTATGTGATTGTTTTGTGTATATTCAGCATTGGTTTTAACTATATTACAGCTTCGACTGATATTATTTCTACTGGTATACTCACTGGTATTACATTTACAGCTATCATTATGACCATAGAAAAATTTATGGAGAATTGGATAGTTTGGATTATTTCTGATTTATATTTTGTTGTGGTGATGTATCAACAGCAGTTATATGGTCAAGTTGTACAAAATTTCATATTTTTTATTACTGCTGTTTATGGTTTTTACTATTGGTATATGAATACAAAGGTAGTGGAAACTGAGAAATGA
- the priA gene encoding replication restart helicase PriA, with protein sequence MIVKVALPVPPNYILDYSVDSQKVELFERALVQVGKRQLIGFIIAKDVKIDYEPEKVKTIIRTLDKPISPAIQNLILWLSQYYCCDIYSAIRLALPNDFLKLQEIKPQQDTYVYINQVKLQQHKLTAKQQALINAIAAEDLIKLEELKQLASSYVINKLFDNNIINKTYKLKQSENTLNADKARNLNQEQQYVLEQILANTKFNVSLLYGITGSGKTEIYLQAIAEFLAKSRQVLILVPEINLTPQTIKRFENRFVDKSVVALHSKLSDKARLTNWLKIKRGKADIVIATRSGVLADFDNLGIIIVDEEHDSSFKQQTTTIRYNARDVAIFRARQLDIPVILGSATPSLQSYYNCVTGKYRLLKLTQRALNSYKNQIELLDLKSTIVDNGVSSQLFNLLQKNIQSHQQSLVFINKLGFAKALVCKSCGEVVECKKCDKPYTLHTQPYQYLECHFCGSRKPLVTTCPSCGVQELFPYGCGTEKIQARIEAKFPYNRVVRFDRANIKTITDLHAINQLINDNQVDVIVGTQMIAKGHHFENITLVGLINIDSGLYSNDFNAIEKTAQLIVQVAGRAGRADKPGKIVLQTYQPENKLLQLLVNNDYLEFLDYLLQQREYAGYPPYTYQAQIIAESKKQEQILELLNDIYSSISGSINIKVSKPLPALHLKRNSVYRYSLLLTAKTRKEINSIVNWLGNKFIINIPSSVKMYFDIDPIELL encoded by the coding sequence ATGATTGTTAAGGTAGCTTTACCAGTACCACCTAATTATATCCTTGATTATAGTGTTGATAGCCAAAAGGTAGAGCTGTTTGAGCGGGCCTTGGTTCAAGTAGGCAAGCGTCAGCTGATAGGATTTATCATAGCAAAAGATGTCAAGATTGATTATGAACCTGAAAAGGTCAAAACTATTATAAGGACTCTTGATAAACCGATTAGTCCTGCGATACAAAATCTAATATTATGGTTATCACAATATTACTGCTGTGATATATACAGTGCAATACGCTTAGCTTTACCAAATGACTTTCTCAAGCTGCAAGAGATTAAACCACAGCAAGATACATATGTATATATTAATCAAGTAAAGTTGCAGCAGCATAAACTAACAGCAAAGCAGCAAGCTTTAATAAATGCTATTGCTGCAGAAGATTTAATTAAATTAGAAGAGCTAAAACAGTTAGCTTCAAGCTATGTTATTAATAAATTATTTGACAATAATATCATTAACAAAACTTATAAGCTAAAACAAAGCGAAAATACTCTAAATGCTGATAAAGCTAGGAATCTTAATCAAGAACAACAATATGTGCTAGAGCAAATATTAGCTAATACAAAATTCAATGTATCGTTGCTATATGGTATTACTGGGAGTGGTAAAACTGAAATTTATTTACAAGCTATAGCTGAGTTTTTAGCTAAATCTCGACAGGTATTGATTTTAGTTCCGGAAATAAATCTTACTCCGCAAACAATCAAAAGATTTGAAAATAGGTTTGTAGATAAAAGTGTTGTTGCGCTACACTCTAAATTAAGTGATAAAGCTAGGTTGACTAATTGGCTAAAGATAAAGCGAGGTAAAGCAGATATTGTAATTGCGACACGTAGTGGGGTCTTAGCTGATTTTGATAATCTTGGAATAATTATAGTTGATGAAGAGCATGATAGTTCATTTAAGCAGCAAACTACTACTATTCGCTACAATGCTCGAGATGTTGCGATATTTAGGGCCAGACAGCTTGATATACCGGTAATACTAGGAAGTGCAACACCTTCACTGCAGAGCTACTATAACTGTGTTACTGGTAAATATCGTCTACTTAAACTAACACAAAGAGCATTAAACTCGTATAAAAATCAAATTGAACTTTTAGATTTAAAATCAACTATTGTTGATAATGGCGTTAGTAGTCAGCTTTTTAATCTTTTACAAAAAAATATTCAATCACATCAGCAATCTCTAGTTTTTATCAATAAACTAGGTTTTGCTAAAGCATTAGTATGCAAAAGTTGTGGTGAAGTTGTTGAGTGCAAGAAATGCGATAAACCTTATACTCTACATACGCAACCATATCAATATTTAGAGTGTCATTTTTGTGGTTCGCGTAAGCCGTTGGTTACAACATGTCCTAGCTGTGGAGTACAAGAGTTATTTCCTTATGGTTGTGGGACTGAAAAAATCCAAGCTCGAATAGAAGCAAAATTTCCTTATAATAGAGTTGTACGTTTTGATCGTGCAAATATTAAAACTATAACTGATTTACATGCTATCAACCAGTTGATAAATGATAATCAGGTTGATGTTATAGTTGGTACACAAATGATTGCAAAAGGACATCATTTTGAAAATATTACTCTAGTTGGCTTAATAAATATTGATTCAGGTTTATATAGTAATGATTTTAATGCTATTGAGAAAACAGCGCAGCTGATTGTACAGGTTGCTGGCAGAGCAGGCAGGGCAGATAAACCTGGGAAAATTGTATTGCAAACTTATCAACCAGAAAATAAGCTACTTCAGTTATTAGTAAATAATGATTATTTAGAGTTTTTAGATTATCTTTTACAGCAAAGGGAATATGCCGGTTACCCACCTTATACATATCAAGCGCAAATTATCGCAGAATCAAAAAAGCAAGAGCAAATTCTAGAGTTGTTGAATGATATATATTCAAGCATATCAGGCAGTATAAATATCAAAGTATCTAAGCCTTTGCCAGCATTACACCTTAAACGTAATAGTGTTTATAGATATAGCTTATTACTAACAGCAAAAACGCGTAAAGAGATTAACTCTATAGTTAATTGGCTTGGTAATAAATTCATTATAAATATACCAAGTTCAGTAAAAATGTATTTTGATATTGATCCTATTGAATTACTATAA
- a CDS encoding MFS transporter, giving the protein MLRTYRIALFFSGLIVLTGLMSIDFISPSLPYIKSDFETSQTLLKNSVLTYMLILGIFQLPYGFLSDRYGRKKLVLISLLITILGILISAFAQGIVSFYIGRIVTAIGSAGCPVISRSIIADVSHNPKRLRKSFSSYALASQISPCIAPVLGAFIQSVSSWRFSLMTLLLINVIVFLLILLIMPETSRRLEYKINYKTTLDKYLYYFKNRYFFTMSLLSALFYVYSIGFYNMLPFVLHHLGIPVITNGFINSFYAISLATGAFSLQRFLYRYASEKILALLLGLFLFHFIVYILLFKLYTNTFTITIFGIGTAFLCGIIAPLILSMCMQGFKKDKGIASAVQSAIKMFFTGVGLIIFSYIKLESILQIVFIFILLSCLAIILWQLAKTSKIN; this is encoded by the coding sequence ATGCTTAGAACATATCGTATTGCCTTATTTTTTAGCGGCTTAATTGTACTTACAGGATTGATGTCGATCGATTTTATTAGCCCATCCCTACCCTACATTAAATCTGACTTTGAAACATCTCAAACATTACTTAAAAATAGCGTATTAACCTATATGCTTATCCTAGGAATATTTCAACTACCATATGGATTTTTAAGTGATAGATATGGACGCAAGAAACTTGTGTTAATTTCACTATTGATAACAATTCTAGGTATTTTAATATCAGCTTTTGCTCAAGGAATCGTTTCTTTCTACATCGGTAGAATTGTAACTGCGATTGGTAGTGCTGGTTGTCCTGTAATAAGTAGATCAATAATTGCTGATGTTTCACATAATCCTAAGAGATTAAGGAAATCATTTTCTTCATATGCCTTAGCTAGTCAGATATCGCCATGTATTGCACCAGTACTAGGCGCATTTATACAATCAGTTAGCTCATGGAGATTTTCTTTAATGACCCTGTTGTTAATAAATGTGATTGTTTTTTTGTTAATCTTGTTAATAATGCCTGAAACTTCAAGAAGACTCGAATATAAAATAAACTATAAAACCACTTTAGATAAGTATTTGTATTATTTCAAAAATCGTTACTTTTTTACAATGAGTCTTCTTTCAGCATTATTTTATGTTTATTCTATAGGGTTTTATAATATGTTGCCTTTTGTATTGCATCACTTAGGCATACCAGTAATTACCAATGGTTTTATAAACAGCTTCTACGCTATAAGTTTAGCTACTGGAGCTTTTTCATTACAACGTTTCTTATATAGATATGCTTCCGAAAAAATTCTCGCTCTACTACTTGGGTTATTTTTATTTCATTTTATAGTATATATATTATTATTTAAGTTATACACAAATACTTTTACCATAACTATATTTGGCATTGGTACAGCTTTTCTATGCGGTATTATCGCGCCATTAATACTATCAATGTGTATGCAAGGCTTTAAAAAAGATAAAGGCATAGCTAGTGCAGTACAAAGTGCTATTAAGATGTTTTTTACAGGTGTTGGATTAATAATATTTTCATACATTAAGCTTGAAAGTATTTTACAAATAGTGTTTATTTTCATATTGCTTAGCTGTCTAGCAATTATACTTTGGCAGCTAGCCAAAACTAGCAAAATCAATTAA
- a CDS encoding transporter substrate-binding domain-containing protein — MKKSIFAVTTTVVVMISSAYADITVGTTGDYAPFSIYNPKDNKYSGKDIKLIEAFAKSKKEQIKFVKTSWATAENDLKNNKFDVFVGGMTITPERKKEFVFSNPLIPFNKAAMTACKKLNKYQTFSDIDNPKTLVIENRGGTNQVFALQKLKNAKVLIISDNNQAINSIIKGIDNIHPDIMFTDTLEIAYQHSKNHKICQIPVKVDDNQYYKAFMFNNTSQGKKIAQEFDNWLSNNPTIIKKYTKS, encoded by the coding sequence ATGAAAAAATCTATATTCGCCGTTACAACCACTGTTGTAGTTATGATTTCTAGCGCATATGCTGATATTACCGTAGGAACAACTGGCGATTATGCGCCATTTTCAATCTATAATCCCAAAGATAATAAATACTCTGGTAAAGATATAAAGCTCATAGAAGCTTTTGCAAAAAGCAAAAAAGAACAAATCAAGTTTGTCAAAACTTCTTGGGCAACTGCTGAAAATGATTTAAAAAATAATAAATTTGATGTTTTTGTTGGAGGAATGACAATAACTCCTGAGCGTAAAAAAGAATTTGTCTTTTCAAACCCACTAATACCATTTAATAAAGCAGCTATGACTGCTTGTAAAAAGTTAAATAAGTACCAAACTTTTAGTGATATTGATAATCCAAAAACATTAGTTATTGAAAATAGAGGTGGTACAAATCAAGTATTTGCATTGCAGAAATTAAAAAATGCTAAAGTGCTAATAATAAGCGATAATAACCAAGCAATAAATTCTATTATAAAAGGTATAGATAATATTCATCCTGATATTATGTTTACAGATACTTTAGAAATAGCTTATCAGCATTCGAAAAATCATAAAATCTGCCAAATACCTGTAAAAGTTGATGATAATCAATACTACAAAGCTTTTATGTTCAATAATACATCACAAGGTAAGAAAATTGCTCAAGAGTTTGATAACTGGTTAAGCAATAACCCAACTATTATCAAAAAGTATACAAAATCTTAA
- a CDS encoding CydX/CbdX family cytochrome bd oxidase small subunit, with product MYYLAWIISAGLAVTVGCFVATWLEKKEDQSQ from the coding sequence ATGTATTATTTAGCATGGATTATATCAGCTGGTCTAGCGGTTACCGTAGGTTGTTTTGTAGCTACTTGGTTAGAAAAAAAAGAAGATCAATCTCAATAA
- the cydB gene encoding cytochrome d ubiquinol oxidase subunit II: MLLDVLQIISWLVVGVLIFLVAATVGFDFGVGILAKFVGKDDYEKRTIINTVGPTWDGSQVWFITAGGAIFAIWPQVYATSFSGLYIAILVVLWGLFLRPPAFEYRKKIDNPKWRNFWDWMLVLGSIIPIVVMGVAVGNLYLGFPISYDDTARLIYGTVTNGQYQSMWITLLHLLTPFALLFGVFALNMALMHGSAYAKLRTSGILRDRFRKITNATASVYIVLFIIAAIWITFIPGYQFTPDASLAHLSDALNHAFTSGKVTTEYSWYYNFNHAHVWMWFAPILAFVGAIFVIRFNNQDRDGAAFLASMASLLGAVLTVGFTLFPFIMVSNIGDYMYSLTVYNASSSQTSLIGILCAAVIILPIIFSYTFFVYKKMWANGRRISAEEVRANSHEMY; the protein is encoded by the coding sequence ATGTTATTAGACGTGTTACAAATTATCTCTTGGCTAGTTGTAGGGGTGCTAATATTTTTAGTAGCTGCTACAGTTGGTTTTGATTTTGGTGTAGGAATTCTTGCGAAATTCGTTGGTAAAGACGACTACGAGAAAAGAACTATCATAAATACCGTAGGACCTACATGGGACGGAAGCCAAGTTTGGTTTATCACGGCTGGCGGTGCTATATTTGCAATCTGGCCTCAAGTATATGCTACTAGCTTCTCAGGATTATATATTGCAATTTTAGTAGTACTATGGGGACTTTTCCTTAGACCTCCAGCTTTTGAGTATAGAAAGAAAATAGACAATCCTAAATGGCGCAATTTCTGGGACTGGATGCTTGTACTTGGAAGTATAATCCCTATAGTTGTGATGGGAGTAGCTGTTGGTAATCTTTATTTAGGTTTTCCAATCTCTTATGATGATACTGCCAGACTGATTTATGGTACGGTAACAAATGGTCAATATCAGTCGATGTGGATCACGTTACTACATTTACTAACACCATTTGCATTATTATTTGGTGTGTTTGCATTAAATATGGCACTAATGCACGGTTCTGCTTATGCTAAGCTTAGAACTAGTGGTATTTTACGTGACAGATTCAGAAAAATTACTAATGCAACAGCAAGTGTATATATAGTTTTATTCATAATCGCTGCAATTTGGATAACTTTTATACCTGGTTATCAGTTTACCCCAGATGCTAGTTTAGCTCATTTATCAGATGCTTTAAATCATGCTTTTACATCTGGTAAAGTAACTACTGAATATTCATGGTACTATAATTTCAACCATGCACATGTATGGATGTGGTTTGCACCTATACTAGCTTTTGTTGGCGCCATATTTGTTATTAGATTTAACAATCAAGATAGAGATGGTGCGGCTTTCTTAGCTAGTATGGCGTCTTTACTTGGTGCTGTTTTAACCGTTGGCTTTACTTTATTTCCATTTATTATGGTATCTAATATTGGTGACTATATGTATAGTCTAACCGTCTACAACGCAAGTAGTAGCCAAACATCGCTGATAGGTATATTATGCGCAGCTGTTATAATTCTTCCGATCATATTTAGCTATACATTCTTTGTATATAAGAAAATGTGGGCTAATGGTCGAAGAATATCAGCTGAAGAGGTTAGAGCTAATTCACACGAAATGTACTAA
- a CDS encoding cytochrome ubiquinol oxidase subunit I codes for MLPTLMSVDLARLQFGLTASFHFLFVPLTLGLTWILFTMELMYIRTGKEVYKDMVKFWGKLLGINFALGIITGLTMEFEFGTNWSYYSQSVGDIFGTPLAIEGLAAFMLESTFAGLFFFGWDKLTKKQHLLSTFCLAIGSSFSALLILVANGYMQHPVGSEFVASTMRMETVSLLDLFLNHTAQTNFGHVMTAGYTTAAIFVIGISAFYLIRGRDVAFAKRSIAIGLGFGLITCIVAIIFGDANGVDAFRVQPLKMAAIEAEWDTSKAPAAFNAVALPSQKEQKNNFDVPIPAVLGLIATHSTDTEIPGIKAILYGKKTADGTRDPNLAYYRDIKTGQTADVSPQDAAANPSKYEKVPSALIMIREGGLAYADLLKWRETGHSGDTPDSSYTNYNNPTYQKYMGFGKMLVQAAQEKYGVADSATITKAANDPELVRAVATNMVPDVASVFWSFRIMVFIGFFMFTLIVVGLILLTRNALTSNAFSRFILRVMIWSIPLPYIACIAGWYVTEHGRQPWTVYDQLPTSISSSALTAADVGTSMAIFFLIDTALFAVMVFLMFKYARLGPSSLGTGKYYFEQNKKSK; via the coding sequence ATGTTACCAACGCTCATGTCTGTTGACTTAGCAAGATTGCAGTTTGGTTTAACAGCGTCATTTCACTTCTTATTTGTTCCTCTAACTTTAGGTCTAACGTGGATCTTATTCACAATGGAGCTAATGTATATAAGAACAGGTAAAGAAGTTTATAAAGATATGGTGAAGTTTTGGGGTAAATTACTCGGAATAAACTTTGCCCTAGGTATTATTACTGGTCTAACCATGGAGTTTGAATTTGGTACTAACTGGTCATACTACTCTCAATCAGTAGGTGATATTTTTGGTACACCGCTAGCTATTGAAGGTCTAGCAGCATTTATGCTTGAGTCTACATTTGCTGGTTTATTTTTCTTTGGCTGGGATAAACTTACAAAAAAACAACATTTACTATCAACATTTTGCTTAGCAATTGGTTCAAGCTTCTCAGCTTTACTTATCTTAGTTGCAAATGGCTACATGCAGCATCCTGTTGGCTCTGAATTTGTGGCATCAACTATGAGAATGGAGACTGTTAGCTTGTTAGACCTATTCCTTAACCACACAGCTCAAACAAACTTTGGCCATGTGATGACTGCTGGATATACTACTGCAGCAATCTTCGTAATCGGTATAAGTGCATTTTATCTGATTAGAGGTCGTGATGTGGCGTTTGCTAAGAGATCTATCGCGATTGGCTTAGGTTTTGGTTTAATTACATGTATAGTTGCAATTATCTTCGGTGATGCAAATGGTGTAGACGCTTTTAGAGTACAACCACTAAAAATGGCAGCTATTGAGGCAGAATGGGATACTTCTAAAGCTCCAGCAGCATTTAATGCAGTAGCTCTACCAAGTCAAAAAGAACAAAAAAATAATTTTGATGTTCCTATCCCAGCTGTATTAGGTCTGATTGCAACTCACTCTACAGATACAGAAATTCCTGGAATCAAAGCTATACTCTATGGTAAAAAGACAGCTGATGGCACAAGAGATCCAAATCTTGCATACTACAGAGATATTAAAACAGGTCAAACTGCTGATGTCTCACCTCAAGATGCTGCTGCAAATCCAAGCAAATATGAAAAAGTACCTTCTGCTCTAATAATGATTAGAGAAGGTGGTCTTGCATATGCTGATCTTTTAAAATGGCGTGAGACAGGCCATAGTGGCGACACTCCTGATAGCAGCTACACTAACTACAACAATCCTACTTATCAGAAGTACATGGGATTTGGTAAAATGTTAGTACAAGCTGCTCAAGAGAAGTATGGTGTAGCTGATTCAGCAACAATTACTAAAGCTGCAAATGATCCAGAACTAGTAAGAGCTGTTGCTACTAATATGGTTCCTGATGTTGCTAGTGTTTTCTGGAGCTTCAGAATAATGGTATTCATAGGGTTCTTTATGTTTACCTTAATAGTTGTTGGACTAATTCTACTTACTAGAAATGCTCTTACTAGTAATGCATTTAGTAGATTTATCCTAAGGGTTATGATTTGGTCAATACCATTACCTTATATTGCATGTATTGCTGGCTGGTATGTAACTGAACATGGTCGTCAACCTTGGACTGTTTATGACCAACTACCTACAAGTATTAGCTCTTCAGCATTAACTGCTGCTGACGTTGGAACATCAATGGCGATATTCTTCTTGATAGACACTGCGTTATTTGCTGTAATGGTATTCTTAATGTTCAAATATGCAAGACTTGGTCCTAGCTCTCTAGGTACTGGTAAATACTATTTTGAACAAAACAAAAAAAGTAAATAA